A window of Enterobacter ludwigii genomic DNA:
ACGAGAAAGACGGCGGCGATCTGGTGTACTTCCAGGGCCACATCTCTCCGGGCATCTATGCACGTGCATTCCTGGAAGGTCGTCTGACTGAAGAGCAGATGAACAACTTCCGTCAGGAAGTTCACGGTAAAGGTCTGTCTTCTTATCCGCACCCTAAACTGATGCCAACCTTCTGGCAGTTCCCGACCGTTTCTATGGGTCTGGGCCCAATCGGTGCGATCTACCAGGCTAAATTCCTGAAATATCTGGAACACCGTGGTCTGAAAGACACCTCTGAGCAGACCGTATACGCCTTCCTGGGCGACGGTGAAATGGATGAGCCAGAATCTAAAGGTGCGATCACCATCGCGACCCGTGAGAAGCTGGACAACCTGTGCTTCATCATCAACTGTAACCTGCAGCGTCTGGATGGTCCGGTCACCGGTAACGGTAAGATCATCAACGAACTGGAAGGCATCTTCGCCGGTGCTGGCTGGAACGTGATTAAAGTCATGTGGGGCGGTCGTTGGGATGAGCTGCTGCGTAAAGACACCAGCGGTAAACTGATCCAGCTGATGAACGAAACCGTTGACGGTGACTACCAGACCTTCAAATCCAAAGACGGTGCCTACGTTCGTGAGCACTTCTTCGGTAAATATCCTGAAACCGCAGCCCTGGTTGCAGACTGGACTGACGAGCAGATCTGGGCCCTGAACCGTGGTGGTCACGATCCGAAGAAAGTCTACGCTGCACTGAAAAAAGCGCAGGAAACCAAAGGTAAAGCGACTGTAATCCTGGCCCACACCATCAAAGGTTACGGCATGGGTGATACCGCAGAAGGTAAAAACATCGCTCACCAGGTTAAGAAAATGAACATGGACGGCGTGCGTTATATCCGCGACCGTTTCAACGTTCCAGTGACTGATGAGCAGGTAGAAAACCTGTCTTACATCACCTTCCCGGAAGGCTCTGAAGAGCACAAGTACCTGCACGAACGTCGTCAGGCGCTGAAAGGCTACCTGCCAGCTCGTCAGCCTAACTTCACCGAGAAACTGGAACTGCCAGCGCTGGAAGACTTCTCTCAGCTGCTGGAAGAGCAGAACAAAGAAATCTCTACCACCATCGCTTTCGTTCGTGCCCTGAACGTGATGCTGAAGAACAAATCGATCAAAGATCGTCTGGTTCCAATCATCGCCGACGAAGCGCGTACTTTCGGTATGGAAGGTCTGTTCCGTCAGATCGGTATCTACAGCCCGAACGGCCAGCAGTACACCCCGCAGGACCGTGAGCAGGTTGCATACTACAAAGAAGACGAGAAAGGTCAGATCCTGCAGGAAGGTATCAACGAACTGGGTGCTGGCGCATCCTGGCTGGCTGCTGCGACCTCTTACAGCACCAACAACCTGCCAATGATCCCGTTCTACATCTACTACTCCATGTTCGGGTTCCAGCGTATCGGTGACCTGTGCTGGCAGGCTGGCGACCAACAGGCTCGCGGCTTCCTGGTGGGCGGTACTTCCGGTCGTACGACCCTGAACGGTGAAGGTCTGCAGCACGAAGATGGTCACAGCCACATTCAGTCTCTGACTATCCCTAACTGTATCTCTTACGACCCGTCTTACGCGTACGAAGTGGCAGTCATCATGCATGACGGTCTGCAGCGCATGTACGGTGAAGCACAAGAGAACGTTTACTACTACATCACCACCCTGAACGAAAACTACCACATGCCGGCAATGCCAGCAGGTGCCGAGGAAGGTATCCGTAAAGGTATCTATAAACTCGAAACCCTCGAAGGTAGCAAAGGTAAAGTTCAGCTGCTGGGCTCCGGTTCTATCCTGCGTCACGTACGTGAAGCAGCACAGATCCTGGCGAAAGACTACGGTGTCGGTTCCGATGTGTACTCTGTGACCTCCTTCACTGAACTGGCGCGTGATGGCCAGGATTGTGAGCGCTGGAACATGCTGCACCCAATGGAAACCCCACGCGTTCCGTACATCGCTCAGGTGATGAACGATGCACCAGCGGTGGCGTCTACTGACTATATGAAACTGTTCGCTGAGCAGGTTCGTACTTACGTACCTGCTGATGATTATCGCGTACTGGGTACTGACGGCTTCGGTCGTTCTGACAGCCGCGAAAACCTGCGTCACCACTTCGAAGTTGATGCTTCTTACGTGGTTGTAGCAGCACTGGGCGAACTGGCTAAACGTGGCGAAATCGATAAGAAAGTGGTTGCGGAAGCAATTACCAAATTCAACATCGATGCAGAAAAAGTTAACCCGCGTCTGGCGTAAGAGGTAAAAGAATAATGGCTATCGAAATCAATGTACCGGACATCGGGGCTGATGAAGTTGAAATCACCGAGATCCTGGTCAAAGTAGGCGACAAAGTTGAAGCTGAACAGTCGCTGATCACCGTAGAAGGCGACAAAGCCTCTATGGAAGTCCCGTCTCCTCAGGCTGGCATCGTTAAAGAGATCAAAGTCTCTGTTGGCGATAAAACCGAGACTGGCAAACTGATCATGATTTTCGATTCCGCCGACGGTGCAGCAACTGCTGCACCTGCGCAGGAAGAGAAGAAAGCCGCTCCGGCCGCCGCTGCTCCAGCAGCTGCCGCGAGCGCGAAAGAAGTTAACGTGCCTGACATCGGCGGTGACGAAGTTGAAGTCACTGAAATCCTCGTGAAAGTGGGCGATACCGTTGCGGCTGAGCAGTCACTGATCACCGTAGAAGGCGACAAAGCCTCTATGGAAGTGCCAGCGCCGTTCGCGGGTACCGTTAAAGAGATCAAGATCAACACCGGTGACAAAGTGTCTACTGGCTCTCTGATCATGATCTTCGAAGTGGCGGGTGCTGCACCTGCTGCTGCGCCTGCACAGGCAGCTGCTCCGGCGGCCGCGGCTCCAGCGGTTGCTGGTGGCGCGAAAGACGTTAATGTACCAGATATCGGCGGTGACGAAGTTGAAGTGACCGAAGTGATGGTTAAAGTGGGCGACAAAGTTGCCGCTGAACAGTCACTGATCACCGTTGAAGGCGACAAGGCTTCCATGGAAGTCCCTGCGCCATTCGCGGGTACCGTTAAAGAGATCAAAATCAGCACTGGCGACAAAGTGTCTACCGGCTCTCTGATCATGGTCTTCGAAGTAGAAGGCGCTGCGCCTGCTGCTGCTCCGGCGGCCGCGGCTGCTCCAGCACCAACTGCTGCACCGGCTCAGGCTGCTAAACCAGCTGCTGCCCCTGCTGCAAAAGCGGAAGGCAAATCTGAGTTCGCTGAAAACGACGCTTACGTCCACGCGACTCCGCTGATTCGTCGCCTGGCGCGCGAATTCGGTGTTAACCTGGCGAAAGTGAAAGGGACTGGCCGTAAAGGTCGTATCCTGCGCGAAGACGTTCAGACTTACGTGAAAGACGCGGTGAAACGCGCTGAAGCTGCACCAGCTGCAGCGGCAGGCGGCGGCATCCCGGGCATGCTGCCATGGCCGAAAGTGGACTTCAGCAAGTTCGGCGAAATCGAAGAAGTGGAACTGGGCCGTATCCAGAAAATCTCTGGTGCTAACCTGAGCCGTAACTGGGTGATGATCCCGCACGTTACGCACTTCGACAAAACCGATATCACCGATCTGGAAGCGTTCCGTAAACAGCAGAACGCCGAAGCTGAGAAGCGTAAACTGGACGTGAAATTCACCCCAGTGGTCTTCATCATGAAAGCCGTTGCCGCTGCTCTTGAGCAGATGCCACGCTTCAACAGCTCCCTGTCCGAAGATGGCCAGAAGCTGACGCTGAAGAAATACATCAACATCGGTGTTGCGGTTGATACGCCAAATGGTCTGGTTGTTCCGGTCTTCAAAGACGTGAACAAGAAGAGCATCACTGAGCTGTCCCGTGAACTGACCGTGATCTCCAAAAAAGCGCGTGATGGTAAGCTGACTGCTGGCGAAATGCAGGGCGGTTGCTTCACTATCTCCAGCATCGGTGGCCTGGGTACAACCCACTTCGCACCGATTGTGAACGCGCCTGAAGTTGCGATCCTTGGTGTGTCCAAGTCCGCGATGGAGCCGGTGTGGAATGGCAAAGAGTTCGTACCGCGTCTGATGATGCCAATCTCTCTGTCCTTCGACCACCGCGTGATCGACGGTGCTGATGGTGCGCGTTTCATCACCATCATCAACAACACCCTGAGCGACATTCGCCGCCTGGTGATGTAATCGAAAAGCCGGCCTGACGGCCGGCTTTTTTCTGGTAATCTCATGGTGTTTGTGAGGTTATTGGCGAAAGCGATAATTCGTGAGCCGTTTGTTGTTTCAAAATTGTTAACAATTTTGTAAACTGCGGGCGGATAGAACGACCCGGTGGACGACGGGTATAAATTAAGAGGTCATGATGAGCACAGAAATCAAAACTCAGGTCGTAGTACTTGGGGCAGGCCCGGCAGGTTACTCCGCAGCATTCCGCGCCGCGGATTTAGGTCTGGAAACCGTCATCGTAGAACGTTACAGCACCCTCGGTGGTGTTTGTCTGAACGTCGGCTGTATCCCTTCTAAAGCGCTGCTGCACGTAGCCAAAGTTATCGAAGAAGCCAAAGCGCTGGCTGAACACGGTATCGTCTTCGGCGAGCCGAAAACCGATATCGACAAAATTCGTACCTGGAAAGAGAAAGTTATCACTCAGCTGACCGGCGGTCTGGCAGGTATGGCCAAAGGCCGTAAAGTGAAAGTGGTAAACGGTCTGGGTAAATTCACCGGTGCGAACACCCTGGAAGTGGAAGGCGAAAACGGTAAAACCGTGATTAACTTCGACAACGCGATCATCGCGGCAGGCTCTCGCCCAATCGAACTGCCATTCATTCCACACGAAGATCCACGTGTTTGGGATTCCACCGATGCGCTGGAACTGAAAACCGTTCCAAAACGCCTGCTGGTTATGGGTGGCGGTATCATCGGTCTGGAAATGGGTACCGTGTACCATGCGCTGGGTTCAGATATTGACGTGGTTGAAATGTTCGACCAGGTTATCCCGGCTGCTGACAAAGACATCGTTAAAGTCTTCACCAAACGCATCAGCAAGAAATTCAACCTGATGCTGGAAACCAAAGTCACTGCCGTTGAAGCGAAAGAAGACGGTATTTACGTTTCCATGGAAGGCAAAAAAGCCCCATCCGAACCACAGCGTTACGACGCGGTGCTGGTGGCTATCGGCCGTGTGCCGAACGGTAAAAACCTCGACGCGGGCAAAGCTGGCGTGGAAGTGGACGACCGTGGCTTCATCCGCGTTGACAAACAGCTGCGTACCAACGTGCCGCACATCTTTGCTATCGGCGATATCGTCGGTCAGCCAATGCTGGCACACAAAGGTGTTCACGAAGGTCACGTTGCCGCTGAAGTTATCGCCGGCATGAAACACTACTTCGATCCGAAAGTGATCCCATCCATCGCGTACACCGAGCCAGAAGTTGCATGGGTTGGTCTGACTGAGAAAGAAGCGAAAGAGAAAGGCATCAGCTACGAAACCGCCACCTTCCCGTGGGCTGCTTCTGGCCGTGCTATTGCTTCCGACTGCGCAGACGGTATGACCAAACTGATCTTCGACAAAGAGACTCACCGCGTTATCGGTGGTGCGATTGTCGGTACCAACGGCGGTGAGCTGCTGGGTGAAATCGGTCTGGCTATCGAAATGGGTTGTGACGCTGAAGACATCGCGCTGACTATCCACGCTCACCCAACTCTGCACGAGTCTGTGGGCCTGGCGGCAGAAGTGTTTGAAGGCAGCATCACCGACCTGCCAAACGCGAAAGCGAAGAAGAAATAAGTTTCTTCACGATTGCTAAACGCCTCTTCGGAGGCGTTTTTTTTGTCTAAAGCCTACCCATTATGGTAGGTATCTTATTGATATTTCCGCTAAAAAATTTCTCTCATCTGCCGATACCTTTTTCACCATTGTGTAGCTACTGGCCGCACGGTTTAGGGGTTCTGGACTTTTGATTACACGAAAAAAGGAAATAACATGTCTTTGAAGAAAGTTGCGGTGATTGGCTTAGTGGCAGCAGCGATGACGCTGACCGGGTGTGGTGCTATGACCACTGCGGTGAAAAAACGTAATCTGGAAGTGAAAACTCAGATGAGCGAAACCATCTGGCTGGAGCCATCTAACGAAAAAACAGTCTACATTCAGGTTAAAAACACCTCTGATAAAGACATGAGCAACCTGCAGACGCTGCTGGCAAACGATCTGAGTGCCAAGGGATACAAGGTCACCAGCTCTCCTGACAGCGCATACTATTGGGTGCAGGCTAACGTTCTGAAAGCAGACAAAATGGACCTGCGAGAATCTCAGGGCTATCTGAAAACCGGCTATGAAGGTGCCGCTGTTGGTGCTGCGCTGGGTGCCGGTATTACGGCCTACAACAGCAACTCTTCTGGTGCGGCGTTGGGTGTGGGTCTGGCGGCAGGTCTGATCGGTATGGCGGCGGATGCGATGGTAGAAGATGTGAACTATACCATGGTGACCGACCTGCAGATCTCTGAGCGTAGCAAAGCAAAAGTCACCACCGATAACATCGCGGCACTGCGCCAGGGCACATCGGGCGTGAAACTGCAGACCAGTTCCGAGCAGGGCGATCGTGCTAAGTATCAGACACGTGTCGTGTCTAATGCTAATAAAGTGAACCTGAAATTCGAAGAAGCGAAACCGGTTCTGGAAGCGCAACTGGCAAAATCGGTCGCAAATATTCTGTAAGTTAAAAAGCCGGGCGGCGACTTCGCCTTACCCGGCCTACAGGCCTCGCTGGAGAAGAGCTACCGCACATTCAGGGCTCGACGGGCTGCCAGGTTTTATCAGGAGCATATGAGGCCAGCGCCCGCGCCTTATGCTCCGAATCGCTGCCGAGATCCGACTGAAACACCTTGTCGTCCTGATTTATCAAAAAGCTCATTACGCCCGTCTGGCCGTAGCTGACCGGCCAGGCAACCATTGCGAAACCGTGGTTATCCGGCAAAATTCTGAAGCGATAGCCGTGATACCCAGTACCCGGTTCTTTTGGACTGAATGCCGGACCGAGCGGGCTGGGCGCTTCACCGGGTGATGCAGGCCAGTACAAACCGTCCTTTTTCCCTGTGGTGCTGACGATCTTCTGGGCATACTTCTGGTTCATCGCATAATAGCTCTGCTGTGCATCCACGTAAGCATGTAATGCTTCAATCGCTGCGAGCTCGTTACGCCCAATTTCGCGGGTCAGGATCTCCTCAGCACCTTCTTTGATATCAAATTGCCAGCCGGAATTGGTCTTGATGACCGGAATAGGGAGCTGCCAGTCAGTCTCTCCGACAACAAGATGCGCCGTATTACCTTCAACCACGGTGTTATGACGGACTTTCCAGTCGCGCAGGAAGCGATCGACGGCATCAGGATCAACCCCTTCAGGGGGCAGGAAATCGCGCCAGTTCTCTCCAAGCAGGTTATTCATTGCACTTTCATTCTGATCACGAATGGCATTTGCCAGTGCGTCGGTCGCCTGGTCAGGCGTGCTAAAAGATTGTTGCGCCATCGCCGAGGCCGAAAGCATGAACAACACCATTCCACTGAGTAGTTTACTTTTCATGTCGGCTCCCTTAACGATGTCGAATTTCACGGCGTTCAGCGCGTCCGCCAGCTGCCTGGTGCGGTTGTTGTTGACGAGCGATCTGTCGGCTTTGCGCCCCTCGCTGCTGCTGTGCCTGCCAGTTGGCGGAGCGGCTGTCGTTGCCACTCAGAGCATTAGCCCGGGGTTGACTGATTCGCTGCTGGGTTGTGCGTTGCTGCGCAGGTTGCGAAACCCGTTTTTCATTTCTTTGCGCTGTGGTCTGACGATTATCACGCTGCTGTGTAGTCGTCCGCTTTGTCGTCTGCGGTTTGGTGTCATAGCCACGGTAGTTGTTGCGCTGGGAAATCTGCTTCAGCTGCTCATTTGAGGCCTTGCGCTGGACATCTTTGGTTCCCGGACGTGCCGTTTGAGGGAAGGTTTTACCCGTTGATTTCTCCATCTGGCTGAGGGCGGCCTGACGCTGGCTATCGCGATTAACCGGTTTTTGCTGCGTTGAACTTAACCCTGCGGCCGCGTTGGTGGAGTGGAAGCGGTTGTTGAGCTGGCTCGTCGGATAGGGTACGCCTTCCCGATAAGCCGGGTTGTGCTGCCAGGTGCGGTTGGCATCCGTCAGGCGCTGCCCGCTGATTTTATTGAAGTTCTCAACGTTGATATTGATGTTGTTATCACCGTTGCGGTTATAGCCGCCGTGATTATCCCAGTCGTCATGGTGATGATCCCAGTCATCGTCATCATCCCAGTCGATGCTGCTGAAGATGGCATAGGTTGTCGCGACGCCCAGGCTGAAGCCTAAACCGTTAACGAAGCTGTTGCCAAACTGCTCGCCGGGTGAAGGCGGGAGATAGGTGGGGGGATAAGCGGTGTTTGGCCAGGTTCCGTAAACCGTATTAGGGTTGTAGGTGGGAACGTACACGACTTGTGGATCGGCAGATTCAATTTTGATCACCGTTGGAGCCGGTGCGGACGTTGTGTTTGTCGTGGTTGACTCGCTGGTGCTCGTTTTAGACGGCGCCGCTTTTGTCACCGTGGTGACCGTTTGTTGAGGTGTCGACTGTAAGGCTCCGGTCTTCTGAGCCAGCACGCGCAGGCGTTGAACGGAATCCATCACATCTTTGGGTTGCGCGAGGAACGCATCGCCCAGATTTTGTACCCACGGTGGGTTCTCTCCCATCAGTGACATCAACTGAGGAAAGGCGACCAGCGATTTTACGCTGGGATCCCAGGGTTGGCTGGCAACGGCCTGAATAGCGGCATCACCTTCCATTTTAGGGTTGTCTTTCGACCACTGTGCAGCCTGGATGACGTTGGCCGGGTAGGTTGATGCCATCAAAATTTGCGACAGCAATGCATCCGGGTAGAGCGCGATAGGGGCAACCCACTGATCGATTTGCGCGGCAGAGTACGTAGGTGCCGCGGCAGGAGCAGGGGCTGGTTGGGCTACCGGTGCGACGGGTTGCTGTACGGCCGGTGCCGGAGCAGCAGGCTCCGTTGCACGACTGTTGACGAACATGACGCCAGAGGCAGCAAGCAGCCCGGTACTGCAAAGAAGAACAAGCAGATGTGGCTTAAAAGACAACTTCATAAAATGACTCCAACGAGACAAGCGCTGTGCCGTGAGGCGTTACGGTTGGCGTGAGTATTATTCACCCGTCTTTTACTGTTTTGACTTTTCTTGGGAAACCATCCGGGGTATCCGGATAAAGAGTGTGAGCATTTATTACACAATTATATCTGATGGAGAAAAAACTGAAGCGTCACGGTGCAGAAGATGTCGCAAAATGATGCCCTAAATTCTCGCTACACCATGCTTAACGATTCAGCAAATTTTTTAATGTTGCTTTTTTGTAAACGGATTAACACTGTGCAGAAATCCTGCTATGCTGCCCGACGCGGTATCGGGCATTTACCCTACAAACTGCTGTCTCACAGGAGCGTGAAGAGAACGCCCGCCGCATATGACAATGAGAGCGAGGAGAACCGTCGTGCTAGAAGAATACCGTAAGCACGTAGCAGAACGTGCCGCCGAGGGAATTGTACCCAAACCTTTAGATGCAACCCAAATGGCCGCGCTCGTCGAGCTGCTGAAGAACCCGCCTAAGGGCGAAGAAGAATTCCTGTTAGATCTGCTGATCAACCGCGTACCGCCTGGCGTAGATGAAGCTGCCTACGTAAAAGCCGGATTCCTTGCTGCTATCGCCAAAGGCGAAGCCACCTCCCCACTGGTTACTCCTGAAAAAGCCATTGAACTGCTCGGCACTATGCAGGGCGGCTACAACATTCATCCGCTGATTGACGCGCTGGATAACGACAAGCTGGCACCGATTGCCGCTAAAGCGCTCTCCTCAACGCTGCTGATGTTCGATAACTTCTACGATGTGGAAGAAAAAGCGAAAGCGGGCAATGTCTATGCGAAGCAGGTGATGCAATCCTGGGCTGATGCCGAATGGTTCCTGAACCGTCCTGCTCTGGCTGAAAAAATTACCGTTACCGTCTTTAAAGTGACCGGCGAAACCAACACCGATGACCTCTCTCCGGCGCCGGATGCGTGGTCTCGTCCTGATATTCCTCTGCATGCTCTGGCGATGCTGAAAAACGCCCGCGAAGGCATTGAGCCGGATCAGCCGGGCAGCGTCGGCCCGATCAAACAGATCGAAGCTCTGCAGAAAAAAGGTTTCCCGCTGGCCTACGTGGGTGACGTTGTGGGTACCGGTTCTTCCCGTAAGTCTGCAACCAACTCCGTGCTGTGGTTCATGGGCGACGACATTCCACACGTGCCGAATAAGCGCGGTGGCGGTCTGTGCCTCGGCGGAAAAATTGCTCCAATCTTCTTCAACACCATGGAAGATGCGGGCGCACTGCCGATCGAAGTGGATGTTTCTAACCTGAACATGGGCGACGTGATTGACGTTTATCCGTTCAAAGGCGAAGTACGTAACCACGAAACCAACGAACTGCTGGCAAGCTTCGAGCTGAAAACCGACGTGCTGATCGACGAAGTGCGTGCAGGTGGCCGTATTCCTCTGATTATTGGCCGTGGCCTGACAACCAAAGCGCGTGAAGCGCTGGGTCTGCCACACAGCGATGTATTCCGTCACGCGAAAGACGTTGCGGAAAGCAATCGCGGTTACTCACTGGCGCAGAAAATGGTTGGTCGTGCATGCGGCGTCGCCGGTATCCGTCCTGGTGCATACTGCGAGCCGAAGATGACCTCTGTGGGCTCCCAGGATACCACTGGCCCAATGACCCGTGACGAACTGAAAGACCTGGCGTGCCTGGGCTTCTCTTCCGATCTGGTGATGCAGTCCTTCTGCCACACTGCGGCGTATCCGAAGCCGGTTGATGTGACGACGCACCACACGCTGCCTGACTTCATCATGAACCGTGGCGGGGTTTCCCTGCGTCCGGGTGATGGTGTTATCCACTCCTGGTTGAACCGTATGCTGCTGCCAGATACCGTGGGTACCGGCGGTGACTCTCATACCCGTTTCCCGATTGGTATCTCCTTCCCGGCGGGTTCTGGTCTGGTGGCGTTTGCTGCGGCAACTGGCGTTATGCCGCTGGATATGCCGGAATCTGTTCTGGTGCGCTTCAAAGGCAAAATGCAGCCGGGTATCACCCTGCGTGACCTGGTTCACGCGATCCCGCTGTATGCGATTAAACAGGGCCTGCTGACCGTTGAGAAGAAAGGGAAGAAAAACATCTTCTCTGGCCGTATCCTGGAAATTGAAGGTCTGCCAGATCTGAAAGTTGAGCAGGCGTTCGAACTGACCGATGCCTCCGCTGAACGTTCTGCTGCGGGCTGTACCATCAAGCTGAACAAAGAGCCGATTATTGAGTATCTGAACTCTAACATCGTGCTGCTGAAGTGGATGATTGCAGAAGGCTACGGCGACCGTCGTACGCTGGAGCGTCGTATCCAGGGCATGGAAAAATGGCTGGCCGATCCGCAGCTGCTGGAAGCTGATGCTGACGCAGACTACGCGGCAGTGATCGACATCGATCTGGCGGATATCAAAGAGCCAATTCTGTGTGCACCGAACGATCCGGACGATGCGCGTCTGCTCTCTGATGTTCAGGGCGAGAAGATCGATGAAGTGTTCATCGGTTCTTGTATGACCAACATCGGTCACTTCCGCGCGGCAGGTAAATTGCTGGATACCCATAAAGGCCAGCTGCCAACCCGTCTGTGGGTGGCACCGCCAACCCGTATGGACGCGGCTCAGCTGACCGAAGAGGGCTACTACAGCGTATTTGGTAAGAGCGGGGCGCGTATTGAAATCCCTGGCTGTTCCCTGTGTATGGGTAACCAGGCGCGCGTAGCTGACGGTGCGACGGTAGTGTCTACCTCTACCCGTAACTTCCCTAACCGTTTAGGTACTGGTGCGAACGTCTATCTGGCCTCTGCGGAACTGGCGGCAGTTGCGGCGCTGATTGGCAAACTGCCAACGCCGGAAGAGTACCAGACCTTTGTCGCTCAGGTTGATAAGACGGCGGTGGATACCTACCGCTATCTGAACTTCGATCAGTTGTCCCAGTACACTGAGAAAGCTGACGGCGTTATCTTCCAGACGGCAGTATAAACAGCAAAACCGTCTCCACGAGACGGTTTTTAGTGTTTGCACCCTCTCCCGTGGGAGAGGGACGGGGTGAGAGCATCAGGCTACAAGGCCTCGCTCTCACCTTTTTATTTTCATTCCTCCCACCTCCCACGCTTTTTTTCTGCCTCTCTGCTGCGATAATTACCCTAATGGCTTTGCAGAGGAAAACACTATGGATTACGAATTTCTGCGCGACATCACCGGAGTGGTGAAAGTGCGTATGTCGATGGGCCACGAAGCCGTTGGACACTGGTTTAACGAAGAGGTGAAAGAGAATCTCGCACTTCTTGATGAAGTTGAACAGGCGGCGAATACGGTGAAAGGCAGTGAACGCTCCTGGCAACGTGCCGGACACGAATACACGCTGTGGATGGACGGTGAAGAGGTGATGGTGCGAGCCAACCAGCTTGAATTCTCGGGTGACGAGATGGAAGAGGGGATGAGCTACTACGATGAAGAGAGTCTGTCGCTGTGCGGCGTTGAAGACTTCCTGAAGGTGGTGAATGCATACCGCGAGTTTATGAAACAGAGATAATTTCCCGAAGCATCCTTGCTCCGGGCAACACCTACACGGCCGGAATATTGCGGCCGTAGTAGATTTCGCGCATTTCTTTCCAGAGCAGGTCAGTGATGGCCTTACGCTCTTCTTCGCTCAGATCTTCTGGCTTCGTGTGGAACATGTAGTGCTTAAGGTCGAATTCCTTCAGTAACATCTTGGTATGGAAGATGTTCTCCTGATATACGTTCACGTCCATCATGTCGTACAGCGCCTTCATATCCTCAGACATAAAGTTCTGAATCGAGTTGATCTCGTGGTCAATG
This region includes:
- the aceE gene encoding pyruvate dehydrogenase (acetyl-transferring), homodimeric type; the protein is MSERLQNDVDPIETRDWLQAIESVIREEGVERAQYLIDQLLSEARKGGVKVASGAGASNYVNTIAVEDEPEYPGNLDLERRIRSAIRWNAIMTVLRASKKDLELGGHMASFQSSATVYEVCFNHFFRAANEKDGGDLVYFQGHISPGIYARAFLEGRLTEEQMNNFRQEVHGKGLSSYPHPKLMPTFWQFPTVSMGLGPIGAIYQAKFLKYLEHRGLKDTSEQTVYAFLGDGEMDEPESKGAITIATREKLDNLCFIINCNLQRLDGPVTGNGKIINELEGIFAGAGWNVIKVMWGGRWDELLRKDTSGKLIQLMNETVDGDYQTFKSKDGAYVREHFFGKYPETAALVADWTDEQIWALNRGGHDPKKVYAALKKAQETKGKATVILAHTIKGYGMGDTAEGKNIAHQVKKMNMDGVRYIRDRFNVPVTDEQVENLSYITFPEGSEEHKYLHERRQALKGYLPARQPNFTEKLELPALEDFSQLLEEQNKEISTTIAFVRALNVMLKNKSIKDRLVPIIADEARTFGMEGLFRQIGIYSPNGQQYTPQDREQVAYYKEDEKGQILQEGINELGAGASWLAAATSYSTNNLPMIPFYIYYSMFGFQRIGDLCWQAGDQQARGFLVGGTSGRTTLNGEGLQHEDGHSHIQSLTIPNCISYDPSYAYEVAVIMHDGLQRMYGEAQENVYYYITTLNENYHMPAMPAGAEEGIRKGIYKLETLEGSKGKVQLLGSGSILRHVREAAQILAKDYGVGSDVYSVTSFTELARDGQDCERWNMLHPMETPRVPYIAQVMNDAPAVASTDYMKLFAEQVRTYVPADDYRVLGTDGFGRSDSRENLRHHFEVDASYVVVAALGELAKRGEIDKKVVAEAITKFNIDAEKVNPRLA
- the aceF gene encoding pyruvate dehydrogenase complex dihydrolipoyllysine-residue acetyltransferase — protein: MAIEINVPDIGADEVEITEILVKVGDKVEAEQSLITVEGDKASMEVPSPQAGIVKEIKVSVGDKTETGKLIMIFDSADGAATAAPAQEEKKAAPAAAAPAAAASAKEVNVPDIGGDEVEVTEILVKVGDTVAAEQSLITVEGDKASMEVPAPFAGTVKEIKINTGDKVSTGSLIMIFEVAGAAPAAAPAQAAAPAAAAPAVAGGAKDVNVPDIGGDEVEVTEVMVKVGDKVAAEQSLITVEGDKASMEVPAPFAGTVKEIKISTGDKVSTGSLIMVFEVEGAAPAAAPAAAAAPAPTAAPAQAAKPAAAPAAKAEGKSEFAENDAYVHATPLIRRLAREFGVNLAKVKGTGRKGRILREDVQTYVKDAVKRAEAAPAAAAGGGIPGMLPWPKVDFSKFGEIEEVELGRIQKISGANLSRNWVMIPHVTHFDKTDITDLEAFRKQQNAEAEKRKLDVKFTPVVFIMKAVAAALEQMPRFNSSLSEDGQKLTLKKYINIGVAVDTPNGLVVPVFKDVNKKSITELSRELTVISKKARDGKLTAGEMQGGCFTISSIGGLGTTHFAPIVNAPEVAILGVSKSAMEPVWNGKEFVPRLMMPISLSFDHRVIDGADGARFITIINNTLSDIRRLVM
- the lpdA gene encoding dihydrolipoyl dehydrogenase is translated as MSTEIKTQVVVLGAGPAGYSAAFRAADLGLETVIVERYSTLGGVCLNVGCIPSKALLHVAKVIEEAKALAEHGIVFGEPKTDIDKIRTWKEKVITQLTGGLAGMAKGRKVKVVNGLGKFTGANTLEVEGENGKTVINFDNAIIAAGSRPIELPFIPHEDPRVWDSTDALELKTVPKRLLVMGGGIIGLEMGTVYHALGSDIDVVEMFDQVIPAADKDIVKVFTKRISKKFNLMLETKVTAVEAKEDGIYVSMEGKKAPSEPQRYDAVLVAIGRVPNGKNLDAGKAGVEVDDRGFIRVDKQLRTNVPHIFAIGDIVGQPMLAHKGVHEGHVAAEVIAGMKHYFDPKVIPSIAYTEPEVAWVGLTEKEAKEKGISYETATFPWAASGRAIASDCADGMTKLIFDKETHRVIGGAIVGTNGGELLGEIGLAIEMGCDAEDIALTIHAHPTLHESVGLAAEVFEGSITDLPNAKAKKK
- the traT gene encoding complement resistance protein TraT; its protein translation is MSLKKVAVIGLVAAAMTLTGCGAMTTAVKKRNLEVKTQMSETIWLEPSNEKTVYIQVKNTSDKDMSNLQTLLANDLSAKGYKVTSSPDSAYYWVQANVLKADKMDLRESQGYLKTGYEGAAVGAALGAGITAYNSNSSGAALGVGLAAGLIGMAADAMVEDVNYTMVTDLQISERSKAKVTTDNIAALRQGTSGVKLQTSSEQGDRAKYQTRVVSNANKVNLKFEEAKPVLEAQLAKSVANIL
- a CDS encoding DUF2950 domain-containing protein, yielding MKSKLLSGMVLFMLSASAMAQQSFSTPDQATDALANAIRDQNESAMNNLLGENWRDFLPPEGVDPDAVDRFLRDWKVRHNTVVEGNTAHLVVGETDWQLPIPVIKTNSGWQFDIKEGAEEILTREIGRNELAAIEALHAYVDAQQSYYAMNQKYAQKIVSTTGKKDGLYWPASPGEAPSPLGPAFSPKEPGTGYHGYRFRILPDNHGFAMVAWPVSYGQTGVMSFLINQDDKVFQSDLGSDSEHKARALASYAPDKTWQPVEP